The Chryseobacterium sp. 52 genome includes a region encoding these proteins:
- a CDS encoding bestrophin family protein, whose product MIVRQRTNWLKMLFIWRGSVLKKIVVQLSTILLFSLSIYYFKGKIFDYKVHLNPTIFTLIGLALAIFMGFCNSASYDRFWEGRKLWGSLVIETRSFTRQILSLVNDPSPDAKEEKEKIIKMISAFCWSLNYQLRDKSGTEHLTRLLSPEQADQLKDKKFIPSIILGFIADWLNEQQRKGNIDTIVMTSMDKQLNHFSNISGGCERIYNTPLPFAYSVLLHRTVYLYCFWLPFGLVDSLGWMMPLIVLLISYTFIALDAIIQEIGEPFGEEENDLALNSMCRTIEYSIFEQAGMPQGELTKPDSYFID is encoded by the coding sequence ATGATTGTAAGACAGCGGACTAATTGGCTGAAAATGTTGTTTATATGGAGAGGTTCTGTGCTGAAGAAAATTGTTGTTCAGCTAAGTACTATTTTGCTGTTTTCGCTTTCAATCTACTATTTTAAGGGAAAGATTTTCGATTATAAAGTGCATCTCAATCCTACGATTTTTACATTGATAGGATTGGCATTGGCTATTTTCATGGGATTTTGTAATTCTGCAAGCTATGACCGCTTCTGGGAAGGACGAAAACTCTGGGGATCACTGGTAATAGAAACCAGATCATTCACAAGACAGATTCTTTCACTGGTGAATGATCCGTCGCCGGATGCTAAAGAGGAAAAAGAAAAAATCATCAAAATGATATCGGCATTCTGCTGGTCTCTGAATTATCAACTGAGAGACAAATCCGGAACGGAACATTTAACAAGGCTACTTTCTCCGGAGCAGGCAGATCAGCTGAAGGATAAAAAATTTATTCCCAGTATTATCTTAGGTTTTATTGCCGACTGGCTGAATGAGCAGCAACGGAAAGGAAACATTGATACGATTGTTATGACTTCAATGGATAAGCAGCTCAATCATTTTTCCAATATCTCGGGAGGATGTGAGAGAATTTATAATACACCGCTTCCTTTTGCCTACAGTGTTCTGCTTCACCGTACGGTCTATCTGTATTGTTTTTGGCTGCCTTTCGGGTTGGTTGACAGTCTTGGCTGGATGATGCCTTTAATCGTTCTTCTGATCAGCTATACGTTTATTGCGCTGGATGCTATTATTCAGGAAATAGGGGAGCCGTTTGGAGAAGAAGAAAATGATCTTGCCTTGAACAGTATGTGCAGAACGATTGAATATTCAATTTTCGAGCAGGCGGGAATGCCGCAAGGTGAGCTTACAAAGCCGGATTCTTACTTTATAGATTAA
- a CDS encoding NADH-quinone oxidoreductase subunit N, with protein MSVLIIVFLTAVIALFSGVFEQGKFARYIGILGLIIALYVSFLPECAFFEKYRHMYEYTANTALFTKISIVTTLLLFFLGGFAFSNHRSHQSELYALMLFALCGGIVLFGFQNLVTLFLGVEILSIPLYVMAGANKTDLRSNEASIKYFLMGAFATGFLLFGIAFIYGSTGSFDLYKIQDFGVTHPKDGMFILGVLLILCALAFKVALAPFHMWSPDVYAGSPSLITAFMASVVKISGFFALFRLMTIGFGGVTEQWINVFGVFLIITLLLANVMGLAQTNAKRMLAYSSVSHAGYIGLVFFGMTSLSTYNLAFYLFAYALSTVGVFMCLIYVEKLKRETSFGAFKGLAKSEPLLATVAAISMLSMAGVPLTAGFMGKFALFSQAMNSRHGVFLVLVAVLGSAVSIAYYLRLIISMFFFKESTFKSSEKVTLTYNIVAVFVIVFIIVLGVFPDLFARQFGL; from the coding sequence ATGAGTGTTTTAATTATTGTTTTCCTAACAGCAGTTATTGCGTTATTTTCAGGAGTTTTCGAACAAGGAAAATTCGCAAGATACATTGGGATTTTGGGACTGATCATCGCATTATATGTAAGCTTCTTACCTGAATGTGCTTTCTTTGAAAAGTACAGACATATGTATGAATATACTGCAAATACGGCCTTATTCACCAAAATATCCATTGTAACCACATTATTGTTATTCTTCCTGGGAGGTTTTGCGTTCAGCAACCACAGAAGCCACCAGTCAGAATTATATGCACTGATGCTTTTTGCATTATGCGGAGGAATTGTTCTTTTCGGATTCCAGAATCTGGTAACCCTTTTCTTAGGGGTAGAAATCCTTTCCATTCCGTTATATGTAATGGCAGGTGCCAACAAAACTGATTTAAGATCAAATGAAGCTTCAATCAAATATTTCTTAATGGGTGCTTTTGCGACAGGTTTCTTACTTTTCGGTATTGCATTTATCTATGGAAGTACAGGAAGTTTTGATTTATATAAAATTCAGGATTTCGGAGTTACACACCCTAAAGACGGAATGTTCATTTTGGGCGTACTCTTAATTCTTTGTGCACTGGCATTCAAAGTAGCGTTAGCTCCTTTCCATATGTGGAGTCCTGATGTATATGCAGGATCACCTTCACTTATCACGGCTTTCATGGCAAGTGTTGTGAAGATTTCAGGATTTTTTGCATTATTCAGATTGATGACCATCGGATTTGGAGGCGTTACTGAACAGTGGATTAATGTTTTTGGAGTATTCTTAATCATCACCTTGCTTTTAGCCAACGTTATGGGACTTGCTCAGACGAATGCAAAAAGAATGCTGGCCTACTCTTCAGTTTCTCACGCAGGATACATCGGGTTGGTTTTCTTCGGAATGACAAGCCTTTCTACCTATAACCTGGCATTCTACTTATTTGCATATGCATTATCAACCGTAGGCGTTTTTATGTGTCTGATTTATGTAGAAAAACTAAAGAGAGAAACTTCTTTCGGAGCCTTCAAAGGATTGGCAAAATCTGAACCTTTACTGGCTACAGTGGCTGCGATCTCTATGCTTTCAATGGCAGGAGTTCCGTTAACAGCTGGTTTTATGGGGAAATTTGCTTTATTCTCTCAGGCGATGAATTCCAGGCACGGAGTTTTCTTAGTATTAGTAGCTGTACTCGGTTCTGCAGTATCTATTGCTTATTATCTGAGACTGATCATTTCAATGTTCTTCTTTAAAGAATCTACATTCAAATCTTCAGAAAAAGTGACCCTTACTTATAATATCGTTGCGGTATTTGTTATCGTATTTATTATTGTACTGGGCGTTTTCCCTGACCTTTTTGCAAGACAGTTCGGATTATAA
- a CDS encoding GAF domain-containing protein, protein MTNLYKQDSPFQVLISFKKYLDVLEHIRYNDRLEYRANYAESLIESTKNFQELKDGFQDVSLLEKHEDLIRLLLADLFPTGLTNNEIKAASIPLSNITFNYTERFKYILKDAGKDFEIELRNIDDDEFYVFCCCLILQSYFKRDIKSSIPFYYDIPNRLGIMKHYKITVNADFTDVYPTENAKIPSDDVLDMLLENLDDFNLWKKYFPSKSWVLKGFAIISLVDCTSEVALSDLKSSMIEIDPEDLSPNENLVEIFKSYFDVPELNFGLMLFDKKDQKLGRLPIYENMFTNHVLDFWINTLDEETRKNTFNNISHNSKPIVISNVSNLDSTIKDLPSFSILRDNNINSFMIIPIMKENELLAIMEFTSPQANSFNGLKLKKMESFTDMILFSLNRFSFEKNYQIEAIIQREYTSIHDSVVWKFRNEAEKYFNASLGKKMYTLKQISFKNLTPLFGFSDIRSSSEKRFNLMMEDLNQQIESLHDIFTLMNSDSEKYLLALDVFENELNNEIKADTEQRLQRLLREEIHPYLQGKLELKTDRDIKTKIKDYFVQVFTQTDLFYANRKSLDDSITLVNRKLADILDENQVKAQQIFPHYFERFKSDGVEHNLYIGHNIAPDLAYTSKEVHKLRYWQLKTICGMECEFNKFKRDLPIQLDIASLIFVYNEKIDIRFRMDEKRFDVDGAYNSYYEIVKKRLDKAHVKDSSERITCPGKITIVYFGMENQKEYLEYISKLQKKGILQNDVEFLKVEDLQGITGLLALRISINHD, encoded by the coding sequence TTGACCAATCTTTATAAACAAGACTCGCCCTTTCAGGTTCTTATCTCATTCAAAAAATATTTGGATGTACTGGAACATATCCGGTATAACGACCGTCTGGAGTATCGTGCCAATTACGCTGAATCTTTAATAGAAAGTACAAAAAATTTTCAGGAACTGAAAGACGGTTTTCAGGATGTTTCTCTTCTGGAAAAACACGAAGACCTCATCAGACTGTTACTGGCAGACCTCTTCCCTACCGGACTTACCAACAATGAAATCAAAGCGGCAAGTATTCCGCTTTCCAATATCACTTTTAACTATACCGAAAGATTTAAATATATCCTTAAAGATGCAGGAAAAGATTTTGAAATAGAACTGAGAAATATTGATGACGACGAATTTTATGTATTCTGCTGTTGTCTTATTCTTCAGAGTTATTTTAAGAGAGATATCAAAAGTAGCATTCCATTTTACTATGACATTCCCAACAGACTGGGAATCATGAAACATTATAAGATTACTGTTAATGCAGATTTTACTGATGTTTATCCTACTGAAAATGCAAAGATCCCTTCTGATGACGTCCTGGATATGCTCCTTGAAAATCTGGACGATTTTAATCTCTGGAAGAAATACTTTCCGTCCAAATCATGGGTATTAAAAGGTTTCGCCATTATTTCTCTGGTAGACTGTACATCAGAGGTAGCCTTGTCTGACCTGAAGTCGAGCATGATAGAAATCGATCCGGAAGATCTGAGTCCCAATGAAAATCTTGTTGAAATTTTCAAATCTTATTTCGATGTTCCGGAGCTTAATTTCGGATTAATGCTGTTCGATAAAAAAGATCAGAAACTCGGCAGACTTCCTATCTATGAAAATATGTTTACGAATCATGTTCTTGATTTCTGGATCAATACATTGGATGAAGAAACAAGAAAAAATACATTCAATAACATCAGCCACAATTCCAAACCGATTGTCATTTCCAATGTCAGCAACCTGGACAGTACTATCAAAGACCTTCCTTCTTTCAGTATTCTAAGAGATAATAATATCAACAGCTTCATGATTATCCCAATTATGAAGGAGAACGAACTTCTGGCCATTATGGAGTTTACATCTCCGCAAGCCAATAGTTTCAATGGATTAAAGCTGAAAAAAATGGAATCTTTCACAGATATGATTCTTTTCTCCCTGAACAGATTCAGCTTTGAAAAAAACTACCAGATAGAAGCGATCATCCAGCGGGAATATACCTCTATCCACGACAGCGTCGTTTGGAAATTCAGAAATGAGGCCGAAAAATATTTCAATGCCTCACTTGGGAAAAAGATGTATACGCTGAAACAGATATCGTTTAAAAACCTGACACCGCTGTTTGGATTCTCTGACATCCGTTCTTCTTCAGAAAAACGTTTTAATCTGATGATGGAAGACCTCAACCAGCAAATTGAAAGCCTCCATGATATTTTCACTCTGATGAATTCTGATTCCGAGAAATATCTCCTGGCTCTCGATGTTTTTGAAAACGAACTGAATAACGAAATTAAAGCCGATACAGAACAGCGTCTCCAGAGATTATTGAGAGAGGAAATTCATCCTTATCTGCAAGGAAAACTGGAACTGAAAACCGACAGGGATATAAAAACGAAGATCAAAGATTATTTTGTTCAGGTTTTTACCCAGACCGATTTATTTTACGCCAACAGAAAAAGCCTCGATGATTCTATCACTCTGGTCAATAGAAAACTGGCTGATATTCTGGATGAAAACCAGGTGAAAGCCCAACAGATTTTCCCCCATTATTTTGAAAGATTTAAATCTGACGGTGTAGAACATAATCTTTACATAGGACACAATATTGCTCCGGATCTGGCCTATACTTCAAAAGAAGTTCACAAATTAAGGTACTGGCAGCTGAAGACGATCTGCGGGATGGAATGTGAATTCAATAAATTCAAAAGAGATCTTCCGATCCAGCTGGATATCGCCTCGCTGATCTTTGTCTATAATGAAAAAATAGACATCCGTTTCAGAATGGATGAAAAGCGTTTTGATGTGGATGGAGCCTACAATTCCTATTATGAAATCGTAAAAAAACGTCTGGATAAGGCTCATGTAAAAGATTCCTCAGAAAGAATAACGTGTCCCGGAAAAATTACCATCGTGTATTTCGGTATGGAAAATCAAAAAGAATACCTGGAATATATCAGTAAGCTTCAGAAAAAAGGAATCCTTCAGAATGACGTGGAATTTTTAAAAGTAGAAGACCTGCAGGGAATTACAGGATTACTGGCGTTGAGAATTTCCATTAACCATGATTAA
- a CDS encoding Pycsar system effector family protein: MSILHKAKDYVEILFKDKLSSVYFYHNFIHTTYTVNKAEEIMRNTPVSKEDQEKVQLALWFHDTGYVECAQNHEEKGVSILTDFLKQENYPESYIDDVSKLILATQITYEPQNLLEKIVKDADCSHFASHDYNDISDALRKEWELTNVRCFSNEEWNAGNLDMLKNKHHYYTEYAIENWEPLKKKNIKKIEKKLEKDEDKKEDKEKKDSSENKKEAKDVKSDRSVDTLFRVTLNNHTRLSDIADSKANILLSVNAIIISVCLSVLVPKLDTPKNAHLIIPSFVLLLSSVLTIIFAILSTKPNVTKTSFTAQDIADRKVNLLFFGNFHQMLFNDYNNAMKDLIKDRDYIYDSMVKDLYFLGKVLDRKYKLLSITYKIFMAGIIISVLSFGYAFLSL; this comes from the coding sequence ATGAGCATTTTACACAAAGCTAAAGATTATGTCGAAATCTTATTCAAAGATAAGTTATCTTCTGTATACTTTTATCATAATTTTATTCATACGACCTACACGGTAAACAAGGCCGAAGAGATTATGCGAAATACACCTGTATCTAAAGAAGATCAGGAAAAGGTTCAGCTTGCGTTGTGGTTTCATGATACAGGCTATGTAGAATGTGCACAGAATCATGAGGAAAAAGGAGTCTCGATCCTTACTGATTTTCTGAAACAGGAAAATTATCCTGAGAGCTATATTGATGATGTTTCCAAACTGATTCTGGCGACACAAATCACTTATGAACCACAGAATCTTTTGGAAAAGATTGTAAAAGATGCGGATTGCAGCCATTTTGCCAGTCACGATTATAATGATATTTCCGATGCGCTGAGAAAAGAATGGGAGCTTACCAATGTGAGGTGCTTCTCCAATGAAGAGTGGAATGCCGGAAACCTTGATATGCTGAAAAACAAGCACCATTACTACACAGAATATGCAATAGAAAACTGGGAGCCTCTGAAGAAGAAAAATATCAAAAAGATAGAGAAGAAGTTGGAAAAGGACGAAGATAAAAAAGAGGACAAAGAAAAAAAAGACAGTTCGGAGAATAAGAAAGAGGCTAAAGATGTAAAATCTGACCGTAGTGTAGATACACTGTTCAGGGTAACGTTGAATAATCACACGAGACTGAGCGATATTGCCGACAGTAAAGCGAATATTCTTCTTTCTGTTAATGCCATCATCATTTCAGTATGTCTTTCTGTTTTGGTTCCTAAGCTGGATACCCCGAAGAATGCACACCTGATTATTCCAAGTTTTGTCCTGCTTCTTTCAAGTGTTTTGACGATTATCTTTGCGATCCTGTCTACAAAACCGAATGTGACCAAAACCAGTTTTACGGCTCAGGATATAGCTGATAGAAAAGTGAACCTTCTGTTTTTCGGAAACTTTCATCAGATGCTTTTCAATGACTACAATAATGCGATGAAAGACCTTATCAAAGACAGAGATTATATCTATGATTCTATGGTAAAGGATCTGTATTTTCTGGGGAAGGTTCTTGACAGAAAGTATAAGCTTTTATCAATAACCTATAAGATCTTTATGGCAGGAATTATTATTTCTGTGCTTTCATTTGGATATGCTTTTCTTTCGCTTTAA
- a CDS encoding metallophosphoesterase — translation MNLSFKTHLKNTSIAFRAVLSAGVLYSCATYNVKKGKNLFEVKNSEIKSENDFKIFLIGDAGNSQETQAQNTLNLLKNKLDSADSNSMLIFLGDNIYPNGMPKESDKEYAQARQKLENQLAITKNFKGKTLVIPGNHDWNNGLDGLKAQEDLVKTYLNDKKAFLPKNSCGIDDINLSKDIKLIVIDTEWALVNWDQYPGVNKNCTIKTREDFFTEFKDLVTKNQDKRIIVALHHPVISSGTHAGFNSAKAHLYPLKSKIPVPVVASVINVLRSSSGASLEDINNQHYADLANRLKSIVQDKENIIFVSGHDHNLQYHEDRNIRQIISGAGSKTDPSTIAEKTDFSYGGSGFAVLNIRKDQSTDVEYFSTKDNNLKKLTHISVISKPDVFVNNYPKTFPETVQSSVYPVELTKKGGVYRWLWGEHYRKYYGIPVNAPTADLASLNGGFTPFREGGGNQSNSLRLKAADGQEFVMRGVKKSAVRFLNNMAFKKSTFGNELNNTFPEKFLLDFYTTNHPFTPFSVGNMADKLNIFHSNPRLYYIPKQYALGEYNENYGDEMYMIEERFSSDPKTLASLDNAKDILSTDDVLKNFTKNYKYSVDRESYIRARIFDMLIGDWDRHSDQWKWAEYQDGDKVIYKPIAKDRDQAFSRYDGAAFKIIMNVPAIRHMKTFKEEIKNVKWMNMEPYPMDLIFLKGATQEEWTAQAKYIQEHLTDADIDDAFSNLPKEVKDETIADIQRKLKIRKTKLQDYAAQYYDVLQEKVSLAGTVNPDQFVITKTGNSVNVKQYKLDKNKENPELVFEKTYEDSKTKELWIYGLEDDDIYDVSGEGRPKMNIRLIGGYNHDVYNIADGKSVKIYDFKSQKNTYNGSGTKNISDDYDINTYNYKHPKYNFFAGYPNADYNPDDGVIIGVLANYTVNNFIRDPYTQKHSLKANFYTATAGFNVAYKGIFKKAISGWDFNLDAAYTTPKFAKNFFGLSNESDYDKEDTEREYNRARISKFNFAPSISKKSWMNLQHQFQLTFEDNKVQRKGDRFVDQSPDVRPEVFNSQQFAGANYTFSFKNLDNNAFPTLGLELLMNADWKTNLSNTERNFFTLNGTLTIDHRLDKRGNFVFANSSNAMWISNNNFEFYQAASIGGNNGMRAFRNDRFSGKSYFTNNSEVRWDFGRVRNNIIPANMGVLIGYDIGRVWNDNEDSNKWHQSVGAGFWMSVVEMVSARLNYFYGSDGGRISAGVGMTF, via the coding sequence ATGAATTTATCCTTTAAAACTCATTTAAAAAATACTTCTATTGCCTTTAGAGCAGTATTGTCTGCAGGAGTTCTGTATTCCTGCGCAACATATAACGTAAAAAAGGGTAAAAACTTATTTGAAGTCAAAAATTCTGAGATAAAATCTGAAAATGATTTTAAGATTTTTCTGATCGGGGATGCAGGAAACTCACAGGAAACTCAGGCACAAAACACCTTAAATTTACTCAAAAACAAACTGGATTCTGCAGACAGCAATTCTATGCTGATTTTTCTTGGAGATAATATTTATCCCAACGGAATGCCGAAGGAATCAGATAAAGAATATGCACAGGCCAGGCAGAAACTGGAAAACCAGCTTGCCATTACCAAAAATTTCAAAGGAAAAACATTGGTTATTCCCGGAAACCATGACTGGAACAACGGCCTGGATGGATTAAAAGCTCAGGAAGACCTGGTGAAAACCTATCTCAATGATAAAAAAGCTTTTCTTCCTAAAAACTCTTGTGGTATTGATGATATTAATTTATCCAAAGACATTAAACTTATCGTTATAGACACCGAATGGGCACTGGTCAACTGGGACCAATATCCGGGGGTAAATAAAAACTGTACGATCAAAACCCGCGAGGATTTTTTCACAGAATTCAAAGATCTTGTTACTAAAAACCAGGACAAAAGAATTATTGTGGCTCTTCATCATCCGGTGATCAGCAGTGGTACCCATGCAGGATTCAATTCTGCAAAAGCCCATCTTTATCCGCTGAAAAGTAAAATCCCGGTTCCTGTAGTCGCAAGTGTGATCAATGTACTGAGAAGTTCTTCGGGAGCAAGTCTTGAAGATATCAATAATCAGCATTATGCAGATCTGGCCAACAGGCTGAAAAGCATCGTTCAGGATAAAGAAAATATTATTTTTGTTTCCGGACATGATCACAATCTGCAATACCATGAAGACAGAAACATCAGACAGATCATCAGTGGTGCCGGTTCTAAAACAGACCCTTCCACCATTGCCGAAAAGACCGATTTTTCTTATGGAGGCAGCGGATTTGCCGTTCTGAACATCAGGAAAGATCAGAGTACAGATGTTGAATATTTCTCAACAAAAGATAACAACCTTAAGAAACTCACCCATATTTCCGTGATCTCGAAACCGGATGTATTTGTCAACAATTATCCAAAAACTTTTCCGGAAACAGTTCAGTCAAGTGTTTATCCTGTTGAGCTGACCAAAAAAGGAGGAGTTTACCGCTGGTTATGGGGAGAACATTACAGAAAGTATTACGGAATCCCTGTTAACGCTCCTACAGCAGACCTTGCTTCATTGAACGGTGGGTTTACGCCTTTCCGAGAAGGTGGCGGAAACCAGTCGAACAGTTTAAGACTGAAAGCCGCAGACGGGCAGGAATTTGTCATGCGTGGCGTGAAAAAAAGTGCCGTACGTTTCCTTAACAATATGGCTTTCAAAAAAAGTACTTTCGGAAATGAATTAAACAATACATTTCCTGAAAAGTTCCTGCTTGATTTTTATACGACCAATCATCCGTTTACTCCTTTTTCAGTAGGAAACATGGCAGATAAACTGAATATTTTCCACAGCAATCCAAGGTTATATTACATCCCGAAACAGTATGCTTTGGGAGAATATAATGAAAATTACGGGGATGAAATGTATATGATTGAGGAACGTTTTTCTTCTGATCCTAAAACTTTGGCTTCGCTTGATAATGCTAAAGACATTCTTTCAACAGATGACGTTCTGAAAAATTTCACCAAAAATTACAAATATTCTGTAGACCGTGAATCTTATATCAGAGCCAGGATTTTTGATATGCTGATCGGTGACTGGGACAGACATTCAGATCAGTGGAAATGGGCAGAATATCAGGATGGAGATAAAGTCATTTACAAACCTATCGCTAAAGACAGAGACCAGGCTTTCAGCAGATATGACGGTGCTGCTTTTAAAATCATTATGAATGTTCCGGCTATCCGCCACATGAAAACTTTTAAAGAAGAGATCAAAAATGTGAAATGGATGAATATGGAGCCGTATCCGATGGATCTTATCTTTTTAAAAGGAGCGACTCAGGAAGAATGGACCGCACAGGCAAAATATATCCAGGAACATCTGACGGATGCTGATATTGATGACGCATTCAGCAATCTTCCGAAAGAAGTGAAAGATGAAACCATTGCTGATATCCAGAGAAAACTAAAAATAAGAAAGACCAAACTACAGGATTACGCCGCACAATATTATGATGTACTTCAGGAAAAAGTGTCTCTTGCCGGTACAGTGAATCCTGACCAGTTCGTTATTACAAAAACGGGTAATTCCGTTAATGTAAAACAGTATAAGCTGGATAAAAATAAGGAAAACCCTGAATTGGTTTTTGAGAAAACCTATGAGGATTCGAAAACGAAAGAACTCTGGATCTACGGGCTTGAAGATGATGATATTTATGATGTTTCAGGAGAAGGCAGGCCTAAGATGAATATCAGACTTATTGGAGGCTACAACCACGATGTATACAATATTGCAGATGGGAAAAGTGTAAAAATCTATGATTTTAAATCTCAGAAAAATACATACAACGGTTCAGGTACGAAAAATATTTCTGATGATTATGACATCAATACATACAATTACAAACATCCGAAATATAATTTCTTTGCCGGTTATCCGAACGCAGATTACAATCCGGATGACGGCGTGATCATAGGAGTTTTGGCTAATTATACGGTGAACAATTTTATCCGCGATCCTTATACTCAAAAACACAGCCTGAAGGCAAATTTTTATACGGCTACTGCAGGATTTAATGTTGCTTATAAAGGAATTTTCAAAAAAGCGATATCAGGATGGGATTTCAATCTTGATGCGGCCTATACGACACCAAAATTTGCAAAAAACTTCTTTGGACTGTCTAATGAAAGTGATTACGACAAAGAAGATACGGAAAGAGAATACAACAGAGCGAGAATTTCTAAATTCAATTTTGCTCCTTCTATCTCTAAAAAAAGCTGGATGAATCTCCAGCACCAGTTCCAACTGACCTTTGAAGATAATAAGGTTCAGCGGAAAGGTGACCGTTTTGTAGATCAGTCTCCGGATGTAAGGCCTGAGGTTTTCAACAGCCAGCAGTTTGCAGGAGCTAATTACACCTTCAGTTTCAAAAATTTAGATAATAACGCCTTCCCTACTTTAGGTTTGGAATTATTGATGAATGCCGACTGGAAAACAAATCTTTCCAATACGGAAAGGAACTTTTTTACCCTGAACGGAACTCTTACCATAGATCACAGACTTGATAAGAGAGGAAATTTTGTTTTTGCCAATTCCAGCAATGCGATGTGGATCAGCAACAACAATTTTGAATTCTATCAGGCAGCAAGTATAGGCGGTAACAATGGAATGAGAGCCTTCAGAAATGACAGATTCTCCGGAAAATCTTATTTCACCAATAATTCTGAGGTACGCTGGGACTTTGGCAGAGTAAGAAATAATATCATTCCTGCCAATATGGGAGTTCTTATCGGATATGATATCGGCCGTGTATGGAATGACAATGAAGATTCTAACAAGTGGCATCAATCTGTAGGCGCCGGCTTCTGGATGAGTGTTGTAGAAATGGTCTCCGCAAGGCTGAATTATTTTTATGGGTCAGACGGGGGAAGAATCTCTGCAGGTGTAGGAATGACTTTTTAA